From a single Bremerella cremea genomic region:
- a CDS encoding ZIP family metal transporter: protein MATWITVALLTLLAGLSMPAGAILARFERIHPDWLEEEFRHAVLAFGGGALFSAVALVLVPEASAVLSPMASVSWFVVGGLAFCGLDIVLARRKSATSQLVAMLADFIPEAMALGAVFSTGGDSGLLLAFLIGLQNFPEGFNAYREMNRGPGLTGFKIVVVFAGLAMLGPIAGLSGYFLLAQFPTLVAVIKMIAGGGILFLVFQDIAPGVRLENAWAPPLGAVLGFALGIMGHDLLH, encoded by the coding sequence GACTCTGTTGGCTGGCTTATCGATGCCGGCAGGGGCTATTTTGGCCCGTTTTGAACGGATTCACCCTGATTGGTTGGAGGAAGAATTTCGGCATGCCGTCTTGGCGTTTGGTGGCGGGGCGTTGTTTTCTGCCGTCGCGTTGGTTTTAGTGCCGGAAGCTAGTGCCGTGCTAAGCCCGATGGCGTCAGTTTCTTGGTTCGTTGTTGGGGGGCTCGCGTTTTGCGGGCTCGATATCGTGTTGGCACGCAGGAAAAGTGCGACCAGTCAATTGGTTGCGATGCTGGCTGATTTCATTCCAGAAGCAATGGCCCTCGGAGCCGTTTTCAGCACCGGCGGCGATTCTGGATTGCTGCTGGCTTTTCTGATTGGCTTGCAGAACTTTCCGGAAGGCTTTAATGCCTATCGCGAAATGAATCGCGGACCAGGGCTGACCGGTTTTAAGATCGTGGTTGTTTTCGCAGGTCTGGCGATGCTTGGGCCAATCGCCGGACTGAGTGGCTACTTTCTGCTGGCCCAATTTCCGACGCTGGTAGCAGTGATCAAGATGATTGCCGGAGGCGGGATTTTGTTTCTAGTGTTTCAAGATATCGCACCCGGCGTACGACTCGAAAACGCCTGGGCGCCGCCACTGGGCGCGGTGCTGGGGTTTGCCTTGGGAATTATGGGCCACGATTTGTTGCATTAG